aagtgagtttattttatatgaaaaaaacgatcaccgaagaatttaaaaccatttctttcaataggaaagtgtgacaatagcttttcaaatcattttaaaacattttacagtttgcttccggtaggttgtaaaatattattcaagttcaaagttatgaagtgaagggatgagatggaaataggagctcagatgaaatagggagccgttgccctatatatgaccactatttctggtacttccggaaccggataccgggaatcaggatagccggaatcggtttgtttagttgcctactgataatgaatatcgatttgtgtagttttgagaccagtttagaaaattttttacgttttttgtttcgccggtttaagtgacggtgtacaatattgaacacactttaccctataattccggaaccggaagtcggatccggatgaaattcaggaattccgtatgggaccacgagacctttcatttgaatcctagtgagattatttgacacatacacacacacacatacatacacacacacacagacattgctcagctcgatgaactgagtcgaatggtatataacacttggccctccgggccaattttcactagtcggtttttcaagtgattgcataacctttctatatgagaaaggcaaaaatattaaaCAAAAACCGCGACCGgtaattttctatttttaaacCTTTATTACGTCTTTTGTAActttttggatactaattcaaGTTGGGTATATAAAATTAaatgaacaaaacaaaatattttcgaaatgtttaTTTCTGATTTATGCAATCGATCGCAAAACCCAATTAATCTAATTACAACctcatttgtttattatttgttgATTTTCCTGATCTAAAATTTAATTACACATAAGAATACtgtatttacaataaaataaaactaatCTTTGTCATGTCACTTAAATTAAGAAATACATCAACTGTTCGTCAAAATTCCCTTCGATATCACATTCTCTACGGGAGCCAGTCGAGGCTTTTCATTTTTGTTCAAATCAAAAGACCCGAATCTTTTACCACCGAAAGGTGATCGGGAATGAATCCACCGAACTGCTGGATGCAGCATTTTAGTGTTATAAGCGTCTAATTTACTCCAGGTTGCTAAACTAAACACTATTCCTATGGACACTGTCAGTAAGGTTCCAAATACTCCGTAATACATGTACGAAACAGAATATAATCGATACAGAATGGATTCCTCCAGCAACGAAGAGTTTTGACTGATTgctgtcaacaagttttctgtcTCGTTGAAATCTGGATGCATCTGAGAAACACAACCTTCGACTGAGGTTGACAGTAACGAGTCACTGTACTCCACATACATCATTCGACCGGCAACGATCCACATCGTAACAGCGTGAGAGACGATCATTCCCAGTGCAGCTCCCTTCCAGTTGGCAAAGGGAACAAACATTGCCAAGATGAATACTCCCAGCAAAGGTCCCGAGGTCGCCGACAGTACCAACACTGTTGATTCTATTACTCCCGAAAGAAGTCCAACCAGAAAACCAACGCCCATTATAATGATGGCATACACTGAACCCACAATCTTTATCACAGTTAACTGAAAGCTGTCGCTTTTCTTTCTCATACTAGGCAGTATCGAAAGAAAATCTTCCCATGTCACCGTTGCAAGAGAGTTTAAGGTAGAAATGTTGAACGTCAATGCTCCATTGAAAAGAGTTCCAACGAACAGTCCCCACACTCCTGGCACATTGGCAAAAAAGTCCACTATGAAATAGGGTAGAATTTGATCCATCTTTTCAATCAATCCGGCTTTCAACGGATCACAATTATGGTACACAGCAAAAATACCCATCCCGACGAGCCACGGTAGGGTGAACAGAGCGGCCACTAGCGGAACGTTGACCAACATAGTTCTTTTAATCTTACAGAAAGTTGGCATACTCAAGTAGCGCTGCACGAAGTTCTGCTGGCAGCCCAACAGACTCAATGACATAAACAATTCGCCCAACCATGCAGACGTCGTCGTAACCCTCAAATGTAGATCAGCcgcaaagttgaaaaaattcattCGTCCTGGAAATGGTGAAAAATAATATATCATAATCATATGTCAATCCATAACAGAAAATACTAACCATTTTCTTTGCCAATCTCATAAATCCTCGTAACTCCACCACTTTCAATGGTACAATATATCACGATGCCGACTAGCATTGCAGTCATGCTAAGGCTTTGAATAACGTCCGCGGCTACAGCGGCTTTCATTCCTCCGAGAGCGTTGAAGAAAATACTGATGCAGGTGATGCACAGAAGAGAAACCCAATATGGTACTCCAATGATAGTGTTCAGTGCCACCGTCGGGGTGTAGATTGTAATTCCCAGACTGAGCAACGAACGCATAATGTAAGTTCCCGAGGCAAGACAACGCACCAGCCGACTATTGAACCTACAAAGAAATGAATGTTCACGTTAAGTCAAAATCAATGACGGACTACGACCAGAGCTTCAAACCTTAGTTCCAAGTACTGATAAACGGAGGTTATCCCGAGATCGAAATACACTGGAATGAAGACGAAACACACTATCGGATACGCGGTGATTATCCCGTACAACGTTTCCCACATCGCAGTTCCCCGGTAGAAAAATTCGCTCGGGTATCCAAGCACCGAAATGACACCCAGCGTACCACGCGTTATGGAGAGCATCATCGCCAGCATCGAGATGTGGCCCGCCCCGAACACGTAATCCTCCTTCGTTTTCACCTTTCGGCTGCATAGTCGCTTACGAATCGGAATCAATGCCGAGACCACCACGAATGCCACAAACACCAGATAGTTCCAGAGATTGTTGACTGTCGGCTCTTCCAGTTGCCGTTGCTGGAAATGGAAATGATAGCTAATCAATTGTTGTTACACATCAGGTTTCTACGAATAATCAATCTAAATTGATAAAATATGAAAGGTCTATTGTCTTCGGAATGCACAACCGCGGTGAAGCCCTATAGCGATCATGCTACTACGGGTAGGATGTGTGACAAATACGCCATAACAATTCGAGGTTCCTACTATCGCCTATCGCCGTCGAAATCAAACTGATACTCTCCGGATGTTAGATGATAAATTGATagtgtaaattaaaaaaaaacataattttgtgATTCTTTTCGGAACAGGTATGTTGATATGAACTAACATTAATTCAAAGAAAGACACAAAAGTATGACACATTATTCTGGAACGTGTTTCCTACATTCGTttgacgtcttactttactatgatgcgcctttccaaaaaattttcgtgcaaaattttcagcagcatgaattgaacgaatcatcgcacaatgcGTACAGTgtgaaaccgacacatagaactACGGaacattttcagtgattgagtgccGTGGGCTTACGATATGTTTTGCACGCTtgtaaaacagacactaactaaGTATGGTTATAAGCCATCCGTATTTTTATCTGACTAATATGAAggaaataaacttatgcatgttGTTTAAGGCAATCTAACGGGCACCATTTTtgcaagttttaaaaaaatgaattcaaatgttgttaaattcgttaaaaaaatgaattcaaatgttgtgcataataaaaagcatcattcgagcgacattttgttttttttgtagaaatatattgagaaataagtcagtAAAAAAGTATTTTCGAGGACGCGTTTTTGGAATCATCAAAATTAccagaagtaaaaaaaaaacaagtaacaTATTTGTAGTAAATGATTTTCTTGATTTCGACGTTTTTATttgacatttttcaatttttttgatatttggtggttgtttaaattcgaaatttatAGCTATGAAACCTCcccaaaagtaacaaaaaacgaaaaggaaaacgttggggctgagtagggcgctggtcttacaagccagtggtcgtatgttcgagtcccgcccTTCAAGAATTCTTAGTATCGtagatcgtagtactagtcatgctATGGTCCTGTACGCTATaaatcagctgcgaagtctgttgaaacagaaagtccaaatttcacaaaacgaatgtaatgccaagactttgctttagaaCTCCTGGGTCTgtgcactagagatggtcgggtaagcattttttcaaacccgaactCGACCCATACCTGAACGATAATAAAAAAACCCGTACTTGACCCGAacagaaaattaatttttcgtCCAAACCCGACGCGTActcgacaaaaaattaaaattactcttCTCTACCCGAACCCGAAGAAAGTCCCGAAATCTGAAAAAGAAACTCGAAACTCGAACCCGACTCATACccgttgaaaataaaaaagcaCCCGTATCCGACCCGAGCCAGACAAATTTATGTTTTTCTGTACCCGAACCCGAACACTACCGGTCGTGTTCGGGTTCAGACACGGGTTGGGTTTGGGGTATTTGTACCCATCTCTTGTCTCTtcacagtatgagataagaaacgataaaggcccataactttcagagtttttacctttttttatatatataaaaaatagatatagaattcgctcaaactttcgaaaaattttccgaggcccggagagccgaatgtcatataccaatcgattcagctcgacgaactgagcaaatgtctgtgtgtgtgtgtgtgggtgtgtgtgtgtctgtatgtgtgttgtcaactaagaggtcgagatctcagagatggctggaccgattttgatcaaactagtcgcaaatgaaaggtctctccgtcactcagaacgctattgaatggttttgagatcggatgtttactttttgagttatacgaagttttatgtcaaaattttcagttttttgacagtatctgtcacaattgaccttgaaaacagaatatgttttcagacttagattccgcacggtaatagctatccaacaagccatagattgttgaaatccgtccatttttaacggagatatcgaattttttgtgtaagcgacttttcccccatattccagcagtagaagttctgagcgctgtatggcaaagaaaggcttgggagcaacgtaaaacacgattttttatactgttacatacaatagtttctaagtacctaaAAGACTgtaaacagcattatttttcatgacattttgcctcggaccaattttagcacggttcgtttttggcaacataatcgttcgaatatgacatattggaaagatggcagtacttccgaattctgaacaatttcataattatattgatttaaactgcttacagcaataaatgctggaagaacaaaacacccatataccatttgaatcagttcgtcgagatcagcaaatgcgtatgtgacaaataatttcactcaattttttaccttattttcgaagatgactcaaccgttttctacaaactcagattcatatgaaaattcgtatgctcctaaacaaggttcctgaattatgtttggatccgacttctggttccggaactacaggatgatatgtgaaacgaaatcaaaattgtgtaacttattttcctcgtagatggctgaaccgatctaagattcaaatgatatctaagaatcatctaagatttgctgatttgaatagtcgacaaccaaataaacttatttcagttttagtggtattcagttttcgattcggaaggcacccaacaatttaactcgtactacgatttctcaaagatgtctgtactgattttcaaacatattgaaacaaatgtaaactaatcagctcaatcgttttctcaaataaagccaaatcgaatttcagaaacaaaaattcaaattaaaataaacttatagtcccacacaaaattaattaattttattcaatgctgacttccgattctggaattacaggaggatgaatttttaaaattcaaaccgatatagaagatgataattccgaaaagcttgaaagttggactcaaaactattgcaatttattcgtcatatggccatacgaatcggtttggtttatgctggttcctgaataccggctctggaagtaccttaaattaccgtaaattctaaagtggaactcatttcgacatatcatgaaaagtttaatcgattgtaacctttttagatagagtaatgagtgattaaaatgtcaaattgcagcttaaaacgacggtcattaaaataatgtcatgaaaaccgaagaatattcatgaaaaaaacacatgcggattgataaaaaaaaggtatcatctcactgataggtggattaagcacgtttttttcgaTTAgcttaaaaatttgacaaaatattcttcaaatgttttactataataaaatacaaagaaaaatcaAATGATTGATAAGAAAGTTATTGAAACTAATGTTATATTAATTCCTGTATTAATTATTAACTTAAATTTAGACAGACTGGATAGctaaaaacgatttgttgtggatattcaatttatgaatgaatttgatttaatcGGTCTTGTCTCCTAcacctgtaattttttttgctctcgtgtgtttTGCCTTATTAATGTTCAGTTAAATTAATGAAGTATTGAAAGTTTgccaaattcacacaatcaactagtacgtgcgattatcgatattcggatatGTGGAAAAAGcacgtcagttttattcgtattcacgtcatccagttaggcCTCTGACATTACTCTCCCGCCTTTTTCAACACTCTTCACCTCATGTTCCAAGAATCGAAATGCTGATCCTGATAAAATTTTATAGTCGGTAATGTGACCATAAGACCTCACGTTGTGATATGCGGTaaccgagaaaattgagagaactttttctcattttatCTTGTCAATAGGAAACCGTCGGTCTGATCTAGTTAATTTTCACGCTACGGGACCATAACCcccattcatttgaatatgcgaaaatccggataaaatgtcaTAGCAAGATGACTGTGAAATGTGTGATATTTTAATTAAAAGTTGCAAAAATAGATTCAGCCGTgtcagagaaaatcgagtgcaccgcGCATTTTACCCTGTTAATCCTGACCCGACAGACGGACCCagacaaaattcaatagcaggctgtgGGACCATAAGACATTTGCAGCAGACATTGTTGCAGCAGTTCACGAGAAAATCGAATGTACTTTGTTCAATTATATTACACATCTTACCTCGTTACAACAGCagggaagtcgtatccggacctaattcaatagtacactatggaACTTCGCGGTTTTTATATCAATCTAGGCTTACGATAATCGGTTGAGCggttttttagaaaatctcgtTCACTTTTTATACACATTTTACCTCGCTATTTCGGATAAAATTTCATAGCAGGCTGTTAAGCTatgaaat
This genomic window from Malaya genurostris strain Urasoe2022 chromosome 1, Malgen_1.1, whole genome shotgun sequence contains:
- the LOC131440208 gene encoding sodium-coupled monocarboxylate transporter 1-like is translated as MLQRQLEEPTVNNLWNYLVFVAFVVVSALIPIRKRLCSRKVKTKEDYVFGAGHISMLAMMLSITRGTLGVISVLGYPSEFFYRGTAMWETLYGIITAYPIVCFVFIPVYFDLGITSVYQYLELRFNSRLVRCLASGTYIMRSLLSLGITIYTPTVALNTIIGVPYWVSLLCITCISIFFNALGGMKAAVAADVIQSLSMTAMLVGIVIYCTIESGGVTRIYEIGKENGRMNFFNFAADLHLRVTTTSAWLGELFMSLSLLGCQQNFVQRYLSMPTFCKIKRTMLVNVPLVAALFTLPWLVGMGIFAVYHNCDPLKAGLIEKMDQILPYFIVDFFANVPGVWGLFVGTLFNGALTFNISTLNSLATVTWEDFLSILPSMRKKSDSFQLTVIKIVGSVYAIIIMGVGFLVGLLSGVIESTVLVLSATSGPLLGVFILAMFVPFANWKGAALGMIVSHAVTMWIVAGRMMYVEYSDSLLSTSVEGCVSQMHPDFNETENLLTAISQNSSLLEESILYRLYSVSYMYYGVFGTLLTVSIGIVFSLATWSKLDAYNTKMLHPAVRWIHSRSPFGGKRFGSFDLNKNEKPRLAPVENVISKGILTNS